The following nucleotide sequence is from Citrus sinensis cultivar Valencia sweet orange chromosome 6, DVS_A1.0, whole genome shotgun sequence.
TTTGAATCATGTGTTGTTCTTTCTCATCCAACAACAAGGAACCTCTATATGGCACTTATTTATGTATTGAAATACATGCATGAATTAGGGTTTCATCTATTTATTGATTGAATGATTTTCGTAATGGTGGTCAGGGTAGAGGAAAAGAGGAGATTTTCAACCATAGTCATGCGAATTTAAGGAATATTATTATAGCATACTTTTGGTGTTCTAGAAGctcattttccaattttgaAGCGAAAGCCCTCGTATCCATTTGATACTCAGACAAAAATTGTTATCGCATTCATTGTGATACACAACTTTCTTTCAAGATTATCTATTATTGATGCATTATTTTTAGAGTATGGCAATTAAGAAGTtgagttgaaaaataatagtgcAAATTTGAATCAATTAACAAATGCAAGGAACTTCTTTAGACCATCAGATCAAGTCTTCATGCAATAGCTATGAGACGAACTCGCAAATCAACCTTCTCAAGATGTAATcgattttcttatctttaaaaagtttaattaGTATAATAAGTTTGATTCAATTTTGCATTTGTGGTAATgtaataatgtttttatttaaagatcaATTAGTGCCTAGTTCTAcatatgtttgattttaattgtaatgtgCATGTATCTaactcttaaaatttataacaagtATAAATCATTCTTACAAGGACATAAATGTgaaataatcatatttatgatgtttgtgttttgtaaaaacaaacaaaatgccacttatatttaaatattaaaaaaaatatcatttagaGATATGCAATTCAAACCTATTCAGACTTCAGCCAAATTCAaacttattcaaattttagataaaaagacAAACGATGCCTTGATGACTTAATTGATtgaaattaagtcaattaagttattaagtaaaaaaagaaCTGACCCTAAGCTAAAGGTTAAAAAATTggcttaataaaaatattcagctgcaaaaaaaagaaaagaaaagataatgaCTTAActtattgaaattaagttaattaaattattaagttgaaaaaacaaGCACGGCATAAGTTAACATTGAAAGATggttattttgttgtttggaCTTTGGATGAATTATTTGTCCAAGAAATGTTGGCAGCTacttgtaattttgttttgtcaaTGATAACTTCTTAGTTGAGCTAGTTTGCACTTACTCCCTTAATCTTTAAACTAAAGAATTTGATGTTATTTATACTTCTCGGATAAGAGAAAGAATCCTGAGGAGTATGAATTTTAAGATTGAGAGCATGGAGTAAAAGTAAGaataatgtatttatttagGAATAAGAGTGTGGATTGCCAATGAGAATTCTAATtatatgtttactttatcttaaattaaaagtgagttttctaaattataattttacccttatgtAGAGGATATGCtgcttttaattataaaatgaataaaaaaataaatttgaacaataatatatttatttattcttaatttaatttatataaaataataataatcattaatacttttaataatgtaaataaaaaatgagtgaAACTCATAAAGTGAAACTCCGCTCCACTGCTCCACCCACTCCCAGAGGAAATAAACAATCGATTTTGAGAATTCTCCACTCCAAAATATGAATCCAAAATGTAAAAACAGCATAAATCTCCTTTGTACATTTGTGGGAGAGCCGAAACCTTGAGGATTTGAATCTTCATGTGTATTCCTAGGTGCCTTTCATCTCATCTATATGAGTTATTTTACCATCACATCTTGCTTACTAAAGTTTGGTTggacttaaaattttaaagtattttacCAAAAAACTGGTCTCTTAAATACACTGGAAGGATTAATCCTGTCCAACAGAATTCCTTTTACTGAACCATTGTGAGACAACacatttcaacaattttacaCCTCTTTGTATGTGtaatagaaaacaaataagGCAGTGCAGTTCcctccaaaatattttttctttcactttcataatttttttttcccctaaaagaaggagaataaaaaaaaaagaaaaagaaaagaaagagaaaaccaaaaaaagaaagaaaaaggaagagagaaagaaagaaagaaagtggGTGAGTTTAGCAAAATCTCAATTGAATCCATCCAACCGCATAATCATGGAAGGTGATTTGGGTGGAGCTTTGCGCTTTACGCAACCCCTCTTCACTCTCTCCCTCTCCCATCCAAAgattcctttttctttcctttttatcttcttcttcctcttcctctctcAACACGCACAGTTAcggatcaactctttgtccgtCCAATTATTTAGCGTTTTCCGTTACTTGTAGCCTCCGTTTCTCACTTACTGGTCGCTACTCCCTTCAATATTGTTTCTTATGGGAAACATCAGTAGCAGTAGCGGTAACGGCCGCCGTAGACACGGGAGCCGACGAGGTCACCCGCCTCCCCCGCCGCCGACGCCTCCTCAGCAAGAGATCACCGCTAATCGCTACGTCTTCGCGGCGGTGACTCCTTACCCGACGCAGTACCCTAATTCTAATAacccaaataataataataataataataatccgcCGCCGCAGTACTATCAGTACCCGCCAGGTGGGTACTATCCTCCGCCGCCTCCGGCGATGCCGGTGCCGCTTCCTGCGCCGTTTGATCACCATCATCGTGGCGGAGGCGGTGGCGAACCTGGGCAATGGAGGTATCCTTGTGGGCCCATGATGGCGCCTCCTCCTCCATATGTGGAGCACCAGAAGGCGGTTACGATACGGAATGATGTGAATTTGAAGAAGGAGAGTTTGAAGCTGGAGGCCGATGAGGAGAATCCTGGGAAGCTCTTGGTTTCCTTCACCTTTGATGCTACTGTTGCTGGGAGGTAactgaaacaaataaataaataaacaattaaaagcttcagcttttgtttgtttatatttcttcaaatttgcTTCTTATATTATGTGATTGATAGAGTTTTAATCAACATACTTACTGAAGATTTTGCAGTGGCCGTGTCTGGTACCTTCTGCTTATTGATATGATCCATATGGACTTGTTAAGGGATTCTTAAAtccaaatttctttattgcatAGCGGAATGTCATGTCAACTGGAATAGTTAACCTAGGAAGTGAGAGCTTGCAGTAGCAATACAATTGCTTACAAAGAAACTATGTGTACCTTCTATTGTCATTTGTTTGTAGTCCACTGTTAGAGTTAAGCTCGTAGTTTTGTGATATGCTTGGGAATTGTATGGTTGACATCTTTAGGACCAATTTATGTTTTCAAATATACTTTCTCCAGAATCACTggaaagaagggggaaaaagaaataaaagctGCATGCTGTTTTGCCAAGTTAGTTACATATTAAGTGCCTCCATTTTTTAGCTTTAGCCATTTATTCTTAACAATATCAGAAGCATCTCATGAGTATAACTGAAGTTTATTGGAAATGTGGTTTCCGTCTCCCTTTTGAAGTTTCCCTTTTGAGATAAGAGCTGATGtctttcaaatcttttttcaattttttctcattttctagcACTTGGTATGGTTATGTTAAATTGACTCTCCAAAAGTGGATTTGGCAcattaaaaaaggaaagagtATTTAGATTTGAAATTGTAGGTTTCCATTACTTATATGCATGAGGTTAAATTATAAGTTATTTAATGTCCAGAATGATGAATTTATATTCTTGAGGATTATGAAATAGATGTAATTTTTCTggcagaagaaaattttgttgtaaaattGTGTCTAACTGccaagaaatttcttttttcttatacaTAATACTATTGCTTGCTGCTTCTGTTGTCTTTTAATTGTGAGAACGATGAAAAGGGTGATACTATTCACTTTTTCTAGTTATGTAGTGATTTTACTTATTCTTAAACCAGTTGATATGGTAGAAGAATCATTGTTTCTTCTTACAGCATAAAAATCTACGGTTATAAGACACAATTAAATCTATGGTAGCgtaatatttttctataaaaatcaaatcttaTCAAACAGTATCCAATATCTGGTGTCATTTAAAGAGTACTTTATGCTTACTTAACAGAATACACTGCTTTTTAGCTGGGTGTCTGCAATAGATGTGCTGCTTTCATGATGGCTGTATGACCTGTTTTTGGAATTTGAAAATgcatttttcttcttggttggTAAAGTTATTACTTTTTGTCTATCTTCTCTTAATCTTAACATAACTGTTTCTCTTGCAAGCAGCATCACTGTTGTTTTCTTTGCTAAAGAAGGAGAAGACTGCAACCTGGCACCAACTAAGGAAAACCTTTTTGCACCAGTGACAGTGCAATTCCAACGGGGTCTAGGCCAGAAGTTCAGACAACCTTCTGGAACAGGGATTGACTTTTCAATGTTTGAGGAAACGGAGCTACTGAAAGAGGGTAATATGGATGTATATCCTCTTGCAGTGAAGGCAGATGCATCTCCTGTTAATCAGAATGGATCAGATGGAAACTCTATTCCTGGACCTGCGAATTCTCAGATAACTCAGGCAGTGTTCGAGAAGGAGAAAGGTGAATACCAGGTGAGGGTTGTGAAGCAGATTCTGTGGGTGAATGGGATGAGGTATGAGCTGCAGGAGATATATGGGATTGGGAATTCTGTTGATGGTGATGTCGATGCAAATGATCCAGGAAAAGAATGTGTGATTTGCCTATCAGAACCACGGGACACAACTGTCCTTCCCTGCAGACACATGGTACATATCCATTTTACTTAttgcttttaaatttgataattgcCCCGACCGACGAACTCTTGTTTCTTGTGCAATGGTTTCACTTGCATGCGTATAGCTGTGTTCTACCAATGGTGgagttttcttcattttgatattttgagaaCGGAAAAATTTCTCCCCGGATTCCTATGAAATCATGAATCTACCCTGGCTGGGTTGGATTTTGAAATTAGTGGTAATTGCAAGAatccttgaaaaaaaatgattgcaTGCCAGTCAAAATGTTGATTCCACACTGAATTGTTTAAAATGTTTCAGTACATATTCTTTGGTTACTCATCTTATCCTATGCTACTATAAGATATAGTGAGATACAACAGATTGTaggcattttcttttattttacatttttgtaTATTGGCAACTTTTTGTTTCGTAGACAATTTGGTTAtcagaaaaggaaaaggaaaataattaataagtaGAATCACTCTATTGCAATTGCTATTTGATGTCTCATTCTTGGTGGGGTACTTTGTGATGCAGTGTATGTGCAGTGGTTGTGCGAAGGTACTGAGGTTCCAAACGAATCGCTGCCCAATTTGCAGACAACCAGTTGAGAGACTTTTGGAGATAAAGGTCAATGGGCCTGAAGAGTAGTGAACGAAGATGGAAGAAGTTGCTGCCGCTCAGTTTATGTATAGTAGTCTGTTGTTGTTGTCTTGCTTTACATGcacttcaaatttattttttgttccttCTTTCCCTTAGGCATTACCTGGAATTGTAATAATCAGACCGAAAGTTATACTCCTTGTAATCAGACTGAAAGTTTGTACTCCTTAAGTGCTAGTATGGCACTACTATATTACTGACATtgtatacaaaatatataagccGGTGCCTTGCGCTTGCAAGTGTAAGCGTTTGGAGGCAATTCCTCAGAATTTTCATCGCATGATATATATTGTATTGGATGTGCTTTTGTTCACTCCACAACAGAACGCTGGTGACTTTTCTATAGTTTGTGCCAATTGCTGAACGCTGAGGAATAGGTCGTGGGTTCGCTCTGTGAACTCAGGGTTAGGCTAGAAGCGGTTGGTTGAGGTGGAGAGTAGCTGTTaagttttctttataaattacCTTCCCATTGGTTAAATACTTGTTTCCATTGGCTCGGTTTATGATCTTCTAATTCTAATACTAATAAATCTCTAACTTGTGGCAtggttttctaattttttaattttgttttaactttGAATACTCTTTCTGCTTCcatgtatttttcattagtTTATGGGGTTCTTCATAactttctgcatttgatggCTCTACTATGAATGCTAATATAAGTTTATGGTTactttctcttatttttagcttttatcttcttttcctACTAATATTTCATCTACTTgttctaaataataaatttcttctatttcaagtttatggctactttctcttatttttggctttttatcttcttctccTACTAATATTTCATCTACCTgttctaaataataaatttctttctatttcaatttaaatatatgttgGGTGGATCTGAACTTTGAATTCAACTTCCTATAATGGGTTAGTAAAAGAACGTGGCTTCTGGCCTACTGCTGTCAGGAGAAAGGTCCCTACGGCCTTAGTGCCCTGTGCAATGATGTGAAGAATTAAGTGGCTGCCAATTTGGATTTCCATAATGTACTGGTCCAGATTTGTTCAATTTAGAGGGTGGAGATGGGGATCTTTGCGGGGCAGCCTTGTAGGTTAAtgttggattaaaaaataatggaattTACGATCTGTTGACGCAAGAATTTGGGCCAACTGCCAAATGTGAGATAGATCCGACGTGGTAAGGTTAGAGGCTGATTTAAGGGCCATGTGGGTCGGGATGTCGAAAATATTTTTACCTAATGATGGATTGAATCATCTGTAATCCTGCAAGATAAAACGAGGAGTCAGGATGCTGACAGTGTTGTCGGCAACAACACTCCAACGCTTAAGTTATgaagttttgtaaattttaatttgaattttttattgacaaaaaaTCATCCCAAATACTTTACTCTtctagaaaagaaagagaaatgaataatatttgctcaagaaattaaatttcccCTCTCTTTCCTTACTAATGTTCTCTAATTCCTACATCGGTATGAGTGACGGTAATTTGTTTTCAAGCTATGAACAGAATTCTCATTACGCACAGGATTGCTAAACATGCACCATGCTCCACCATTTATGATATAAAAGATATCATGAATCAAAATCTAGCATGGTTAAACCACAATATATAGTAGGTAGTAGTCATTGGCTTCATCCGTTTCTTGATAACATCTTTTACGATGACGGTGTAGCTTGTGTGACGCCACTCTTCCATATCCAGAACATATGAGTTCGGATAGAATTTCCAACACATCATACGCTGCATCCTTAATAGAAGAAGCAGTTTGCTAAAATGCATAAGTTCAGGCACAACACTCTAGCCTTGGGATAGTAAGTTTTATCCCTTATTTTCTTCCCAAACTTATCGACCATGTTGGCTAGCTTGTTCATTCTCTTAGAAGATTGTCTGTCCAATTCATGTCGACCTTTTACTGTTCCGCATCTCGATCCATTTTCTCAATCTCTATTGATGAGAGTCTTTTTGTCACAAAATTACTATTAGCAAGTGATATGAGACAacataaattatattcaaacCAGGAATGTTGGGATGATCTCCTCGATATCTTAGAGAGCTGAAGAATTTGTGGCGAATTGATTAGCATACCTTCTCAGCATCTTGGAGGCTTGAGAGGTCTAAAGTGAACTTCACGCCATCTTCTATGCTTGAGGAGTCTAGGGCGCTCCCTCAATAAAGACAACCTTTTTGTCAGTTTAAACTTTTGGGGTGTCTAGGGTCTTCCCTCATATTAGGGCAATCACTCAATCTGGTAGGAAGTTCTCACTTCGGGACTTGTTCTACTAGGGAGTTCTTCTCGGTCTTAGAAGATTTTTTTGTCAGTAGTTCTTTTCACTCTATGGCACCCTTTGTTAATGAGTTCTTCTTATGCTGGGATAATTCTTTTGTTAAGGAATTCTTCTCACTTTAGGGCATCCTATTTTATGGAGTTCTTCTTGCTCTGGTGTTTCTTAACTAGGGAGTTCTTTCTATTAGAGGGCTCCCTCTATTGTGGGGTTCTTCTCAATCTGATGTTTCCTCTTTTTGGGAATTCTTCTCTCTCTTGTACTTCCTCTATTGGGGAGTTCTTCCCACTACAGGACTCCTTCTATTGTGGAATCCTTCAAATTCTAGAGTTTATTCTATTAGACAGATCTTTTCACTTTGATGATTCCTCTATTGGGGAGTTCTTCCCATTCTGAAGCTCCCTCTAAGACTTCTCACTCTAAGGTACCTTTTATGAGTTATTGTCactttaaattgatattatcaCTTTACAATGATCCACTCTGTTAGAGAGTTCTTCCTAATATGGGAACAAATTAAACAAGCATTATTTTGGTAGTGCGACTAGATTCATCGAATCTTTGGACTTAGTTGCTCTTGTGTGATTTTTAGGTTGTTAAGTTTCTTCTTAATCTCTCTCAATGGTCTCTTTTGTTGATTTCGAGTTTCACTTTCTTTATGGTGTTTAAGAGTGAAAGATAAGATAGATAGACCCCTTTTTGGAGAAATTAGGCTCCTTGTATAGAAAAGTAAagacttaataaagaaatgtgACATCTTCATGGAGAAATATCACATCTTTGTGGAGAAAGATCAAGTTTTTGTGATGAAAGATGACTTCCTTGTGGAGGAAAGTGGGTGCTTTTAGTGTAAATGTAGGTTCTTTGTAAAGAAAGATAGTTTCTTTGTGAAGAACGATACGTTCTTTCTTAGAGAAAAgtattcattttttcttttttttaatgaaatatgaGCTCTTTATGGAGAAGCAACTTCTGTTTATATAGATGAAACAATTAAGTAATGAGTTTTTTGCTCGATACCCCATAAGATGgtgcaaaaatattttggcaaGATTCTGGTCAAGCCATTATTTTGCCCAAAACATTTAAGGACTTACTATCAGAGATGTTCTTTCTAGTTTTCTAAGAAGGAATTGAGAGAGGAGGAGGTAGAGGGAAGAACCAGCGAGAGCTTGAAAAAGAGGAAAACAATTGTTAGAGACGTCACTATGACAacatgttgagtgttagaaaatgtatatttataaaggagaaaattgtcattttacgTCTTACTAAtaacctttacttttatgtatttatgcttcttgtaatttaattatgtgtgtttttattttaattaagtattttatgtattttaggggcatcatggtcatttcacaataaatgagagATTAGACGGTAAAAccgacatcacttttgaactcaggacggtcgaaaaccttaggaggagcataaaaggaaaaatgacactgttcacatgtacggtactattcacgtatacggtactgtctacattactgttcacgacactgttcatatagatggatcgatgacgtggcattgaccgatgatgtggcattgattgatgcggtgtcacgatcctgttggactaaaatttttatgtactgttgatggtgacatggcagcatattagtggaccaaaaatctcgcgtacgatacatgcatcacacaggattattttcaaccaaaccgcgtcactgttcaacccgggtcaaaccgtgttactgttcatccacgtggtcaaaccgcgtactgttgactgatgacgtggcgcaatcctgagcgtccaaactgtttttaatccgatgaccatgatttactccatgtatctataaaaaggggacctcccccccctaatttgataactctgaatccattttctgtaattctctctccatcttgtattttctatatattttaataaatttccattttgcccctagttcaattatgaatagctaattttctttcaagcttgggttgaatgtgaagtctcaacatgtgtcatgggctttatttggtaaatttattttttcttcccctctaatttttgtggatgttttgacttctcgtcgacaaataatactaatcgtGTCTAGTACCgtcttggtttcaccggcccattttgcccctagttcaattatgaatagctaattttctttcaagcttgggttgaatgtgaagtctcaacatgtgtcatgggctttatttggtaaatttattttttcttcccctctaatttttgtggatgttttgacttctcgtcgacaaataatactaatcgtGTCTAGTACCgtcttggtttcaccggccccctagtacaaggttattattatttgacacgATAAGCctttagcaccatattgattagagtgtggttcatgaggtgtggattctcccctcatgatttaattgaaattaataaagattatttagctcatgatgcatgttgatacggatccagatatccaagtacgtcatctcaatagatttctctccaatttattctcgccatttcaattccaattttaggataatctaagtcactttcaccacaaaatccaaccacctcatacaaaattaattctacatataattaaaatccacttCCTCGTGGGAttgacactcgtcaccattgatctatactacaataaattcgtgcacttgcgagttcaataaaatttacacaacaagtttttggcgccgttgccggggatgtaagtaattttaattcatagaattaatttttgtgaataatttcttttaattgttttcttgtaattttttattaaaaaaaagaaaaaaaaagtgaatctacatttaaaggttagtatttcttttatttttctcttctttaaaattatgtaatttaattttcaatttatttttctttgtaatttttttgtttatcttattaatttatttttagttaatttatttcacgtatttatttttgtgtatttttatagaaatattttaatagcgcaataaggttagtatcataattttttatttttctttatttttattcgttttgttcctatttatttttgttctttgcatGCACGGTTggaggtcattattacctaatcttgaacctatagaccttgaactagaaaaaacacttcgcacacacaagcacgctaaaaataaaatggatttgtaaccacaggagaggccatttaaggactattttagtcctttagctaatttgagcacatcatgtataagatacccaaatgtagctgctaggagttttgaactaaaacctagtgtgctaaattatTTCCCagcattctatggcctagaaaatgaggacccatataatcatttgaatgattttca
It contains:
- the LOC102631259 gene encoding probable E3 ubiquitin-protein ligase LOG2; amino-acid sequence: MGNISSSSGNGRRRHGSRRGHPPPPPPTPPQQEITANRYVFAAVTPYPTQYPNSNNPNNNNNNNNPPPQYYQYPPGGYYPPPPPAMPVPLPAPFDHHHRGGGGGEPGQWRYPCGPMMAPPPPYVEHQKAVTIRNDVNLKKESLKLEADEENPGKLLVSFTFDATVAGSITVVFFAKEGEDCNLAPTKENLFAPVTVQFQRGLGQKFRQPSGTGIDFSMFEETELLKEGNMDVYPLAVKADASPVNQNGSDGNSIPGPANSQITQAVFEKEKGEYQVRVVKQILWVNGMRYELQEIYGIGNSVDGDVDANDPGKECVICLSEPRDTTVLPCRHMCMCSGCAKVLRFQTNRCPICRQPVERLLEIKVNGPEE